Proteins co-encoded in one Nicotiana sylvestris chromosome 7, ASM39365v2, whole genome shotgun sequence genomic window:
- the LOC138872696 gene encoding uncharacterized protein, with protein MNALIWNIRSVNTQQAFERLTTMHRQNHYDFVGLMEPKQQAKKLERYRNKIGLAQAISNVSNKIWAFIDEVFEVTVMYNMVQQLTLRLFHTKSHVEFVLTLIYAKCDAIERIELWDSLYAMARDMDAPWLVGGDFNVIWDEKEKFGGLPVSLNEIDDFRHCINTCNLFDLGFKGSIFTWWNGRVEEDCIFKRLDRCLANVEFQQKFPGIEVQHLSNTGSDHSPMFLKCDIETPPIKKHFKFLNFWVEHATFKGVVKEN; from the coding sequence ATGAATGCTCTCATTTGGAATATAAGGTCAGTCAACACACAGCAGGCCTTTGAAAGGTTGACAACAATGCATAGGCAAAATCACTATGATTTTGTAGGATTAATGGAGCCAAAGCAACAAGCAAAAAAATTGGAAAGGTACAGAAACAAGATAGGACTTGCACAGGCAATTTCAAATGTTTCCAACAAGATCTGGGCTTTTATAGATGAGGTATTTGAGGTAACTGTTATGTACAATATGGTGCAACAATTAACACTAAGATTGTTTCATACTAAATCGCATGTGGAGTTTGTCCTAACATTGATATACGCAAAATGTGATGCAATCGAGAGGATAGAATTATGGGATTCATTATATGCAATGGCAAGGGATATGGATGCACCATGGCTTGTAGGAGGTGATTTCAATGTAATATGggatgaaaaagaaaaatttggTGGGTTACCTGTGTCATtgaatgaaattgatgattttcgaCACTGCATCAATACTTGCAATCTATTCGACCTTGGATTTAAAGGCAGCATATTCACATGGTGGAATGGAAGAGTAGAGGAAGACTGTATATTCAAAAGACTAGACAGATGTTTGGCCAATGTTGAGTTCCAACAAAAATTTCCAGGAATAGAGGTGCAACATTTGTCAAATACTGGCTCTGATCATAGTCCAATGTTTTTGAAGTGTGATATTGAGACTCCACCTATAAAAAAACATTTTAAGTTCTTGAATTTTTGGGTGGAACATGCAACTTTTAAAGGTGTGGTGAAAGAGAATTGA